In Corynebacterium nuruki S6-4, the following proteins share a genomic window:
- a CDS encoding DUF4260 family protein, producing MAVVLVMIARGQPWWVLPAAFLAFDISALGYLVNWRVGALCYNLVHNYAAPAVLLAGWAALQLSQVPADWPAMLAACWGFHVAVDRALGFGLKISPFDHTHLGIIGASRGPEADWSARDAPPPHRR from the coding sequence GTGGCCGTCGTCCTCGTCATGATCGCCCGGGGGCAGCCGTGGTGGGTACTGCCCGCCGCCTTCCTCGCCTTCGACATCTCCGCCCTGGGATATCTGGTCAACTGGCGGGTCGGGGCGCTGTGCTACAACCTGGTGCACAACTACGCTGCGCCCGCTGTGTTACTGGCCGGGTGGGCGGCACTGCAGCTCAGCCAGGTGCCTGCTGACTGGCCGGCGATGCTGGCGGCCTGCTGGGGCTTCCACGTCGCCGTCGACCGGGCCCTGGGGTTCGGCCTGAAGATCAGCCCGTTCGACCACACCCACCTGGGGATCATCGGGGCGTCCCGGGGTCCGGAGGCGGACTGGTCGGCGCGGGACGCCCCTCCACCGCATCGTCGGTGA
- a CDS encoding CGNR zinc finger domain-containing protein, which yields MVRDEDLLLAVLNSAPVVDGVVTEQLDGAAGRELAERFGGTGSAAELAQLRRTRDAVQDIARGNDAAAERLAAAVGDVALVPGFTHEGIHWELEAPADGRLAARTVLAWSQVLHDLPGRLRPCANTECNLFLIDHSRPGTAKWCSMATCGNRMKARAHNRRVRDQR from the coding sequence ATGGTCAGGGACGAGGACCTGCTGTTGGCGGTACTGAACAGTGCGCCGGTGGTCGACGGCGTCGTCACCGAGCAGCTCGACGGCGCGGCGGGTCGCGAGCTGGCGGAACGGTTCGGCGGGACCGGGTCCGCGGCGGAGCTCGCACAGCTGCGCCGGACGCGCGACGCGGTCCAGGACATCGCCCGCGGGAACGATGCCGCCGCTGAACGGCTCGCCGCGGCCGTCGGGGACGTCGCCCTGGTGCCCGGGTTCACGCACGAGGGCATCCACTGGGAGCTCGAGGCCCCGGCCGACGGACGGCTCGCCGCCCGCACGGTCCTGGCCTGGTCACAGGTACTGCACGACCTGCCCGGACGCCTGCGCCCCTGCGCCAACACCGAGTGCAACCTCTTCCTCATCGACCACAGCCGACCGGGTACCGCGAAGTGGTGCTCCATGGCCACCTGCGGAAACCGGATGAAAGCGCGCGCACACAACCGCCGTGTCAGGGATCAGCGGTAA
- a CDS encoding TetR/AcrR family transcriptional regulator, which translates to MTGLQSRGDVPSRRERKQAATRASIFEAACALFQDRPFDDVTVQQIAERADLGVGTLFYHAPNKVEMFLMVYNVTLEQAITEGEAAESVMPQAANLSDRIMSLVLPIARLTESPQVVNLVRYHRELLFGDSDGPHRREGIELVRRLEQHLAAVLCAALGGNEHSHLARLTARTIFAALHFDIALSGTDLNSETGFVSNGEPRLKTQIDTVVRGFAAQVSSGRSGDATPSTVATCDSTTTPTTTDTALLKERS; encoded by the coding sequence GTGACTGGGTTGCAGAGCCGAGGTGATGTCCCGAGCCGGCGCGAACGCAAGCAAGCCGCCACGCGGGCGTCAATCTTCGAGGCGGCGTGTGCCCTGTTTCAGGACCGCCCCTTCGATGACGTGACCGTCCAGCAGATCGCCGAAAGGGCTGACCTGGGGGTGGGTACGCTGTTCTACCACGCCCCGAACAAGGTCGAGATGTTCCTCATGGTGTACAACGTGACACTGGAGCAGGCCATCACGGAAGGAGAGGCCGCTGAGTCGGTTATGCCCCAGGCTGCCAATCTCTCCGACCGGATCATGTCCCTGGTCCTTCCCATCGCACGGCTGACGGAAAGCCCGCAGGTGGTCAACCTGGTGCGCTACCACCGGGAGCTGTTGTTCGGTGATTCCGATGGCCCGCACCGCCGGGAAGGCATTGAACTGGTCCGCCGGCTGGAGCAGCATCTAGCCGCCGTCCTCTGCGCGGCGCTCGGGGGCAACGAACACAGCCACCTCGCGCGGCTCACAGCGAGGACCATTTTCGCTGCGCTGCACTTCGACATCGCCCTCTCTGGCACCGATCTCAATTCGGAGACGGGTTTCGTCAGCAACGGCGAGCCCCGCCTCAAGACGCAGATCGACACGGTCGTGCGCGGCTTCGCGGCGCAGGTCAGTTCGGGCCGAAGCGGGGACGCCACCCCCTCCACCGTCGCCACCTGCGACTCAACCACCACTCCCACTACTACAGATACGGCACTTCTCAAAGAAAGGTCTTGA
- a CDS encoding IS3 family transposase (programmed frameshift) — MSTPNPRPHRGPRPHYTAEFKADAVAMVTELGKSRAQVAEDLQVSPSTLGRWVAAATDTVGTGRGSHNKPADPTSTDPDQLARRVAELEAENAFLKKAGGLLRPGHPVTDKYRLMFREEGLFTVTLMARLLGVSRTGYYTFKAHRAAFGDDPVPGSRAARRAWLADRIWLHWDRSKGRHGARRIQADLVEHDGEQVSLWLIRKIMNTLGIAGVQPRATKRTTIPADDADARPDRVRRRFAPPLATSTLVGDITYLKTGEGWLYLATVIDLTTRMVVGWATASHMRTPLISQALVMAHTAGYVAGNAIFHSDRGSQYTSEEFATTARLLDVRLSVGRTGVCWDNAVAESFFASLKKEMFHQQSFTTRARARVAVAEYIEVDYNRRRRHSAIGYRIPAVVMGEFKARWSPEPEQSQSADLAA; from the exons ATGTCTACACCCAACCCCCGACCACACCGGGGACCGAGACCCCACTACACCGCAGAGTTCAAAGCCGACGCCGTGGCCATGGTCACCGAGCTCGGCAAGTCCCGCGCCCAGGTCGCCGAAGACCTCCAGGTCTCACCCTCGACCCTCGGCCGCTGGGTCGCCGCAGCCACCGACACAGTCGGTACCGGCCGCGGCAGCCACAACAAACCCGCCGACCCGACCAGCACCGACCCCGACCAACTCGCCCGACGGGTCGCCGAACTGGAAGCGGAGAACGCCTTTCTGAAAAAAGCGG GCGGCCTTCTTCGCCCGGGACACCCGGTGACCGACAAGTACCGGCTCATGTTCCGCGAAGAAGGCCTGTTCACCGTCACCCTCATGGCACGCCTGCTCGGCGTGTCCCGCACCGGCTACTACACGTTCAAGGCCCACCGGGCAGCCTTCGGCGACGATCCCGTCCCCGGATCACGGGCAGCACGCAGGGCCTGGCTCGCCGACCGGATCTGGTTGCACTGGGACAGGTCCAAGGGGCGTCACGGTGCCCGACGGATCCAGGCCGACCTGGTTGAACACGACGGCGAGCAGGTGTCGCTGTGGTTAATCCGGAAGATCATGAACACCCTCGGTATCGCCGGTGTTCAGCCCAGGGCCACCAAGCGGACCACCATCCCCGCCGATGATGCCGACGCCCGGCCCGACCGTGTCCGTCGCCGGTTCGCCCCGCCTCTTGCCACGTCCACCCTTGTCGGCGACATCACGTATCTGAAGACCGGGGAGGGCTGGCTGTACCTGGCCACGGTCATTGACCTGACCACGAGGATGGTCGTCGGCTGGGCCACCGCATCCCATATGCGCACCCCACTGATCAGCCAGGCCCTGGTCATGGCGCACACGGCCGGTTACGTCGCCGGTAACGCGATCTTCCACTCCGACCGAGGATCCCAGTACACCTCTGAGGAGTTCGCGACCACCGCCCGGTTGTTGGATGTCCGGTTGTCTGTCGGACGGACCGGGGTGTGCTGGGACAATGCGGTCGCCGAGTCCTTCTTCGCCTCGTTGAAAAAGGAGATGTTCCACCAGCAGTCGTTTACCACCAGGGCCCGGGCCAGGGTCGCTGTCGCCGAGTACATTGAGGTGGACTACAACCGCCGACGTCGGCATTCGGCGATCGGCTACCGCATCCCGGCGGTGGTGATGGGTGAGTTCAAAGCCCGGTGGTCGCCTGAGCCTGAACAGTCACAGTCCGCTGACCTGGCGGCCTGA
- a CDS encoding oleate hydratase, producing MYYSNGNYEAFARPRKPEDADSKSAWIVGAGLAGLAAAVFLIRDAQVPGKQIHLFEEMPLSGGSLDGIDNPAIGFVTRGGREMENHFECLWDMYRSIPSLEIEGASYLDEYYWLDKDDPNSSNCRLIHDRGNRVTRDGDFTLTDGAQEEIVRLCVLAESEIHGKTIEDFFSEDFFDSNFWVYWSTMFAFERWHSLAEMRRYLLRFVHHIKGLPDFTALKFNRYNQYESMVKPLLAYLQDHGVDIRYGTTVRDIRVSETGDTKVATQLLLTVAGEDQEIDLTKDDLVFVTNGSITESSTYGDHHTPAPPTTEPGGSWTLWKNLAAQSPDFGRPEAFCENLPERSWFISATATIENMGVDPYIERLTKRDLHDRKVNTGGIITVTDSNWLLSFAIHRQPHFKEQKDNQTTVWIYGLYSDTEGDYVHKKITECTGEEITQEWLYHLGVPEALIPELAKQESINTNPVYMPFITSYFMPRRPGDRPDVIPQGSQNLAFIGNFAESPTRDTVFTTEYSVRTAMEAVYTLLNVDRGVPEVFASAYDIRTLLSAAYYLRDRKSLLEEPLPTKLPVPEFLKSRALKKLQGTWIEEMLKDAHLL from the coding sequence ATGTACTACTCCAACGGTAACTATGAGGCGTTCGCACGCCCACGCAAGCCCGAAGACGCAGACTCGAAGTCTGCATGGATCGTGGGAGCCGGCCTCGCTGGGCTGGCGGCCGCGGTGTTCCTGATCCGCGACGCACAGGTGCCCGGTAAGCAGATCCACCTTTTCGAGGAGATGCCGCTCTCCGGAGGTTCCCTCGATGGAATCGACAACCCGGCGATCGGGTTCGTCACCCGTGGCGGCCGCGAGATGGAGAACCACTTCGAGTGCCTGTGGGACATGTACCGCTCGATCCCGTCCCTTGAGATCGAGGGCGCTTCCTATCTTGACGAGTACTACTGGCTGGATAAGGACGACCCGAACTCCTCGAACTGCCGCCTCATCCACGACCGAGGCAACCGCGTCACCAGAGACGGAGACTTCACGCTCACCGACGGAGCTCAGGAGGAGATCGTTCGCCTCTGCGTGTTGGCCGAGAGCGAGATCCACGGCAAGACCATCGAGGACTTCTTCTCGGAGGACTTCTTCGATAGCAACTTCTGGGTGTACTGGTCCACGATGTTCGCCTTTGAGCGGTGGCACTCGCTGGCCGAGATGCGCCGATACCTGCTGCGCTTCGTGCACCACATCAAGGGTCTCCCCGATTTCACAGCCCTGAAGTTCAACCGGTACAACCAGTACGAATCGATGGTCAAGCCGCTCCTGGCCTACCTGCAAGACCACGGTGTCGACATCCGGTATGGCACCACGGTGCGCGACATCCGGGTGAGCGAGACCGGCGACACCAAGGTCGCCACGCAGCTGCTACTTACAGTCGCCGGAGAGGACCAGGAGATCGACCTCACCAAGGACGATCTGGTGTTCGTGACCAACGGGTCGATCACCGAATCCAGCACCTACGGTGACCACCACACCCCGGCCCCGCCGACCACCGAGCCCGGTGGCAGTTGGACGCTGTGGAAGAACCTCGCTGCCCAGTCCCCGGACTTCGGACGCCCCGAGGCGTTCTGCGAGAATCTCCCGGAACGCAGCTGGTTCATCTCCGCTACAGCCACGATCGAGAACATGGGCGTCGACCCGTACATCGAGCGCCTCACCAAGAGGGATCTGCACGATCGCAAGGTCAACACCGGTGGCATCATCACGGTGACCGACTCCAACTGGCTGCTGAGCTTCGCCATCCACCGTCAGCCCCACTTCAAGGAGCAGAAGGACAACCAGACCACGGTCTGGATTTATGGTCTATACTCCGACACCGAGGGCGACTACGTCCACAAGAAGATCACGGAGTGCACGGGCGAGGAGATAACCCAGGAATGGCTTTACCACCTGGGTGTTCCTGAGGCGCTGATCCCCGAGCTTGCGAAGCAGGAGTCGATCAACACCAATCCGGTGTACATGCCGTTCATCACCTCCTACTTCATGCCTCGTCGCCCGGGTGATCGTCCCGATGTCATCCCGCAGGGTTCCCAGAACCTCGCATTCATCGGCAACTTCGCCGAGTCCCCGACCCGCGACACTGTGTTCACCACCGAGTACTCGGTGCGCACGGCCATGGAGGCGGTCTACACGCTGCTGAACGTCGACCGTGGCGTGCCCGAGGTGTTCGCCTCGGCCTACGACATCCGCACCCTCCTCAGCGCCGCGTACTACCTGCGCGACCGGAAGAGCCTGCTGGAGGAGCCTCTTCCCACAAAGTTGCCCGTGCCCGAGTTCCTCAAGTCGCGCGCGCTCAAGAAGCTCCAAGGCACCTGGATCGAAGAGATGTTGAAGGACGCCCACCTCCTCTGA
- a CDS encoding GlsB/YeaQ/YmgE family stress response membrane protein, whose product MDSDTLILAAGSAPALGFIGWIVIGGLAGWIGSKIMKRDNQMGLLLNIVVGVLGGFLGGWLLTLFGVDVAGGGWIFSFLTCLLGAVILLWIVGLVTKRR is encoded by the coding sequence ATGGATTCCGATACCCTGATCCTCGCCGCAGGCTCCGCACCTGCACTCGGCTTCATCGGATGGATCGTGATCGGTGGTCTAGCCGGGTGGATCGGCTCGAAGATCATGAAACGCGACAACCAGATGGGACTGCTGCTCAACATCGTCGTCGGCGTCCTCGGTGGATTCCTGGGCGGCTGGCTGCTCACCCTGTTCGGTGTGGACGTCGCCGGCGGCGGATGGATCTTCAGCTTCCTGACGTGTCTGCTCGGCGCGGTCATCCTGCTGTGGATCGTGGGCCTGGTCACGAAGCGTCGGTAG
- a CDS encoding zinc-binding dehydrogenase, whose protein sequence is MNLSPIHNHDIWTIRGTYGFVPDLPAHAGTEVLGTIDALGPGVSGFVPGQRVVSATSFGTWSEYALIDAAGAIPVPDQLTDDSASQLVSMPFSAISLLDFLDLNEGDRLIQNSANGAVGRILAQLAKARGIHVIGLVRRDAAVADLAAEGITDVLSTEDPAWREKLQEITGGARVATGLDSVGGQATADLVSVLGEGATLVCFGAMGGPTMTVPSGPVIFKDITVRGFWGSKISQEMEPEKKSGLFAELISRISDGNVTLPVAGVFDVSDFSEAMLASKSSGRTGKVLLRF, encoded by the coding sequence GTGAACCTGTCACCCATCCACAACCACGATATCTGGACGATCCGGGGAACCTACGGCTTCGTTCCCGATCTCCCCGCGCACGCCGGCACGGAGGTTCTTGGCACCATTGACGCCCTCGGCCCTGGAGTCTCCGGCTTCGTGCCCGGGCAGCGGGTGGTCAGCGCAACCTCCTTCGGAACCTGGTCAGAATACGCGCTGATCGATGCCGCAGGGGCGATCCCGGTTCCCGACCAGTTGACCGACGACAGTGCATCACAGCTGGTATCGATGCCCTTCAGCGCCATCAGCCTGCTGGACTTCCTAGACCTGAACGAGGGTGACCGGCTGATCCAGAACTCCGCCAACGGCGCCGTCGGCAGAATCCTTGCCCAGCTCGCCAAGGCACGTGGCATCCACGTCATCGGCCTGGTCCGCCGTGACGCAGCGGTCGCCGACCTCGCGGCGGAAGGTATCACTGACGTGCTCTCCACCGAGGATCCTGCCTGGCGAGAGAAGCTGCAGGAGATCACCGGCGGTGCGCGGGTAGCGACCGGACTGGACTCAGTCGGTGGCCAGGCGACCGCCGATCTCGTCTCCGTACTCGGAGAGGGCGCCACCCTCGTGTGCTTCGGCGCGATGGGTGGCCCGACGATGACAGTCCCCTCCGGCCCGGTGATCTTCAAAGACATCACCGTCCGGGGATTCTGGGGCAGCAAGATCAGCCAGGAAATGGAGCCCGAGAAGAAGTCCGGACTCTTCGCCGAACTGATCTCACGGATCTCGGACGGTAATGTCACCCTTCCGGTCGCCGGCGTCTTCGATGTCTCCGACTTCAGCGAAGCGATGCTCGCCAGCAAGTCCTCCGGGCGTACCGGCAAGGTCCTACTCCGGTTCTGA
- a CDS encoding response regulator transcription factor, producing the protein MSATPSVPLRVRLRNDFEVVVAGLEAMLAPYSDRIDIVSTKVGENGGAPVDVTLYDTFGLTQADGEEIDGVIDDPTSGRVVVYTWNMQEELVAASLRKGCHGYLDKSVGARELVECLEAVGRGDVLVSGRNGLPLSARDAAASAAPAVGAWPGQDAGLTAREAEVIALITRGFTNEEIARMSYISINTLKSYIRSAYRKMGVERRAQAVRWGIEHGAG; encoded by the coding sequence GTGTCAGCTACACCGTCTGTGCCCCTGCGTGTCCGACTGCGCAACGACTTCGAGGTCGTCGTCGCCGGACTTGAAGCCATGCTCGCCCCCTACTCGGACCGGATCGACATTGTCTCGACGAAGGTCGGGGAGAACGGTGGGGCACCCGTCGATGTCACGCTGTACGACACGTTCGGGCTGACGCAGGCCGACGGTGAGGAGATCGACGGGGTGATCGACGACCCGACCTCCGGCAGGGTCGTGGTCTACACCTGGAACATGCAGGAGGAGCTGGTGGCCGCCTCGCTGCGCAAGGGGTGCCACGGTTATCTCGACAAGTCGGTGGGCGCCCGCGAACTGGTGGAGTGTCTCGAGGCGGTCGGGCGGGGTGACGTCCTGGTCTCCGGCAGGAACGGCCTGCCGCTGAGCGCCAGGGATGCCGCCGCGTCCGCCGCACCCGCCGTCGGTGCGTGGCCCGGGCAGGACGCCGGGCTCACCGCCCGTGAGGCCGAGGTGATCGCCCTGATCACCCGGGGGTTCACCAATGAGGAGATCGCCCGCATGTCCTACATCTCGATCAACACGCTGAAGTCGTACATCCGGTCCGCCTACCGGAAAATGGGTGTGGAGCGCCGCGCCCAGGCGGTCCGGTGGGGGATCGAGCACGGCGCGGGGTAA
- a CDS encoding DUF1304 domain-containing protein: MLITGSILAITAALLHVLIFYLESMAWTSERTRAVFGLTAKEADNTREMAFNQGFYNLFLAIEVIFGVVLLTAGASDGAGLALVLAGTVSMSGAAAVLWLTSRDKRGAALKQGALPLLATVVLAVAAIM; encoded by the coding sequence ATGCTCATCACAGGTTCGATCCTGGCAATCACAGCCGCTCTACTTCACGTGCTCATCTTCTACCTCGAATCCATGGCCTGGACGAGTGAACGGACCCGTGCAGTCTTCGGCCTCACAGCCAAGGAAGCTGACAACACCAGAGAAATGGCATTCAACCAGGGATTCTACAATTTGTTCCTGGCCATCGAGGTCATCTTCGGCGTGGTGCTTCTCACGGCAGGTGCCTCCGACGGAGCCGGACTGGCACTGGTCCTGGCCGGCACCGTGAGCATGTCAGGCGCCGCCGCGGTGCTCTGGCTGACGTCTCGAGACAAACGCGGCGCAGCCCTGAAGCAGGGGGCGCTCCCCCTGCTGGCCACCGTGGTGTTGGCAGTCGCCGCGATTATGTAG
- a CDS encoding alpha/beta fold hydrolase — protein MGLTVYSKHDTPHLIPALADRYHVIAPDHIGYGRSAAPSADEFGYTFDNLAAVTRSLLSHLGIDRYTMYVQDYGAPVGWRLALADPHAVRGVISQNGNAYEEGFVPDFWDPVWAYAADPDAGNEAAMRAALGRDAVQWQYLHGVPDPGLVDPDAWEHDLALLGRPGVDRAQLALFADYPTNRALYPAVHSWLRESGVPVLAVWGRNDRIFGPDGARAFRQDAPDARIELLDGGHFLLESHLDEVTGIIRDWLDTVRIRRYPGTTTGPSGGSARRTH, from the coding sequence GTGGGTCTCACTGTCTACTCAAAGCATGACACTCCACACCTCATCCCGGCGCTCGCCGACCGGTACCACGTGATCGCACCCGACCACATCGGCTACGGCCGCTCCGCCGCACCGTCGGCGGATGAGTTCGGGTACACCTTCGACAACCTCGCCGCGGTGACACGGTCACTGCTGTCGCACCTCGGTATCGACCGCTACACGATGTACGTGCAGGACTACGGTGCGCCGGTCGGCTGGCGCCTCGCACTCGCCGACCCGCACGCTGTCCGGGGTGTGATCAGCCAGAACGGCAACGCCTACGAGGAAGGGTTCGTGCCCGACTTCTGGGATCCGGTCTGGGCCTACGCCGCGGATCCCGACGCCGGGAATGAGGCGGCCATGCGTGCCGCACTGGGCCGGGACGCCGTGCAGTGGCAGTACCTCCACGGAGTTCCGGATCCCGGGCTGGTCGACCCGGACGCCTGGGAGCATGATCTCGCGCTGCTCGGGCGTCCGGGTGTGGACCGGGCGCAGCTCGCACTCTTCGCCGACTATCCGACCAACCGCGCGCTCTACCCCGCCGTGCACTCCTGGCTCCGTGAGAGTGGCGTCCCGGTGCTGGCCGTCTGGGGTCGCAACGACCGCATCTTCGGTCCGGACGGGGCACGTGCCTTCCGGCAGGATGCGCCGGATGCCCGCATCGAACTGCTGGACGGCGGCCACTTCCTCCTGGAATCCCACCTCGACGAGGTCACCGGGATCATCCGGGACTGGCTGGACACCGTAAGAATCCGCCGGTACCCGGGTACAACCACGGGGCCGTCGGGTGGCAGCGCGCGGAGAACGCACTGA
- a CDS encoding heavy metal translocating P-type ATPase, with the protein MTSSDTPTVTDPVCGMTIHPEDAAATEEYGGRTYYFCSEHCHRQFTADPEKYVTDSSTATGVYVCPMHPEVHQVGPGTCPKCGMDLVPESGATTTGDASGHAAHDHHADHADHADQPHAHPASPATAAHTSSPTDVEYTCPMHPEIRQIGPGTCPKCGMSLEPVTTTADTGPDPALKDMTRRFWIAVALAVPVMVLSMVFPMVPAWEHLIPVAASQWIQFVLATPVVLWAAAPFFRRGWQSLRNRSLNMFTLVSMGTGAAYLYSVVALLFPGIFPETVYTHGRPEVYFEASAVIVALVALGQVLELRARASTSGAIRALMDLAPATARRVDADGTEHEVQLDDLQVGDLVRVRPGEKIPVDGTVVSGRCAVDESMVTGESLPVTRTGGDEVVGGTVAGSGTLLVRAGKLGADSMLSRIVDMVAEAQRSRAPIQSVVDKVAAVFVPTVIGIALVAVVVWLSVGPDPRLTHALIAGVSVLIIACPCALGLATPMSIMVGVGRGARDGVLIRDAEALEAMEKVDTVVVDKTGTLTEGSPAVTDIVLTGSLDRDGALRCAAAVESSSEHPLGAAIVTAAQDSVSDATGIPTVTDFTSDAGGGVGGTVDGRTVRVGNLGYVSAGTAGTNAADLQARADELRTGGATAVFLAVDGTVEAVIAIADPVKETTPAALAALHDRGVRVVMLTGDNRTTAEAVAAQLGIDEVHADVQPDDKSAVVNDLTAQGRTVAMAGDGVNDAPALAAARVGLAMGTGTDVAMQSAGITLLSGDLGGIARARSLSHATMRNIRQNLVFAFIYNAIGIPVAAGVLYPFAGVLLSPMLAAAAMALSSVSVILNAARLRVTPLG; encoded by the coding sequence ATGACCAGCAGCGACACCCCGACCGTCACCGATCCGGTCTGCGGCATGACGATCCACCCCGAGGACGCCGCCGCGACCGAGGAATACGGTGGCCGCACCTACTACTTCTGCTCCGAGCACTGCCACCGGCAGTTCACCGCGGACCCGGAGAAGTACGTGACGGACAGCTCGACGGCGACCGGCGTGTACGTCTGCCCGATGCACCCGGAGGTGCACCAGGTCGGCCCGGGCACCTGCCCGAAATGCGGCATGGACCTGGTGCCGGAGTCCGGGGCCACCACGACCGGGGACGCCTCCGGCCACGCTGCGCACGACCACCACGCCGACCACGCCGACCACGCCGACCAACCGCACGCCCATCCCGCCAGCCCGGCCACCGCCGCTCACACCAGTTCCCCCACCGACGTCGAGTACACCTGCCCGATGCACCCGGAGATCCGTCAGATCGGCCCCGGCACCTGCCCGAAGTGCGGCATGTCGCTCGAACCGGTGACGACCACCGCCGACACCGGCCCCGACCCGGCCCTGAAGGACATGACCCGACGGTTCTGGATCGCCGTGGCCCTCGCCGTCCCGGTCATGGTCCTGTCCATGGTCTTCCCGATGGTGCCCGCCTGGGAACACCTCATTCCGGTGGCGGCGTCCCAGTGGATCCAGTTCGTCCTCGCCACCCCGGTCGTCCTCTGGGCCGCCGCCCCGTTCTTCCGCCGCGGCTGGCAGTCACTGCGCAACCGCTCCCTGAACATGTTCACCCTCGTCTCGATGGGCACCGGGGCGGCCTACCTCTATTCCGTGGTGGCCCTGCTGTTCCCGGGCATCTTCCCGGAGACCGTGTACACCCACGGCCGGCCCGAGGTGTACTTCGAGGCGTCCGCGGTGATCGTCGCCCTCGTCGCCCTGGGTCAGGTGCTGGAACTGCGGGCCCGCGCCTCGACTTCCGGCGCCATCCGGGCACTGATGGACCTCGCCCCGGCCACCGCCCGACGGGTGGACGCCGACGGCACCGAGCACGAGGTCCAGCTCGACGACCTGCAGGTCGGTGACCTGGTGCGGGTCCGCCCCGGCGAGAAGATCCCGGTGGACGGCACTGTCGTCTCCGGCCGCTGTGCCGTCGACGAGTCCATGGTCACCGGCGAATCCCTGCCGGTCACCCGGACCGGGGGCGACGAGGTCGTCGGCGGCACCGTCGCCGGCTCCGGCACCCTGCTGGTCCGCGCCGGGAAACTCGGCGCGGACTCGATGCTCTCCCGGATCGTCGACATGGTCGCTGAGGCGCAGCGCTCCCGCGCCCCCATCCAGTCGGTCGTGGACAAGGTCGCCGCGGTCTTCGTCCCGACGGTCATCGGCATCGCCCTGGTCGCCGTCGTCGTGTGGTTGTCCGTCGGCCCGGACCCGCGCCTGACCCACGCCCTGATCGCCGGGGTGTCAGTCCTCATCATCGCCTGCCCGTGCGCGCTGGGTCTGGCCACCCCGATGTCGATCATGGTCGGCGTCGGCCGCGGCGCCCGCGACGGCGTCCTCATCCGGGACGCCGAGGCCCTCGAGGCGATGGAGAAGGTGGACACCGTCGTCGTCGACAAGACCGGCACCCTCACCGAGGGCAGCCCGGCCGTCACCGACATCGTCCTCACCGGCTCCCTGGACCGGGACGGGGCGCTGCGCTGCGCCGCCGCGGTGGAGAGCTCCTCCGAGCACCCGCTGGGCGCCGCGATCGTCACGGCCGCGCAGGACTCGGTGTCCGACGCGACAGGGATCCCCACGGTCACCGACTTCACCTCCGACGCCGGCGGCGGGGTCGGCGGCACCGTCGACGGCCGGACCGTCCGGGTCGGCAACCTCGGCTACGTCAGTGCCGGCACGGCCGGCACCAACGCCGCAGACCTCCAGGCCCGCGCCGACGAGCTGCGGACCGGCGGCGCGACGGCCGTCTTCCTCGCCGTCGACGGCACCGTCGAGGCCGTCATCGCCATCGCCGACCCCGTCAAGGAGACCACCCCGGCGGCACTGGCCGCCCTGCACGACCGGGGCGTGCGCGTGGTGATGCTCACCGGCGACAACCGCACCACCGCCGAGGCCGTCGCGGCGCAGCTCGGGATCGACGAGGTGCACGCCGACGTCCAGCCCGACGACAAGTCCGCCGTCGTCAATGACCTCACGGCACAGGGCCGCACCGTCGCCATGGCCGGCGACGGGGTGAACGACGCCCCGGCGCTGGCCGCCGCCCGCGTGGGCCTGGCCATGGGCACCGGCACCGACGTCGCCATGCAGAGCGCCGGGATCACCCTGCTGTCCGGTGACCTGGGCGGCATCGCGCGGGCGCGGAGCCTGTCGCACGCCACGATGCGCAACATCCGGCAGAACCTCGTGTTCGCGTTCATCTACAACGCGATCGGTATCCCGGTCGCCGCCGGTGTGCTCTACCCCTTCGCCGGCGTCCTGCTCTCCCCGATGCTCGCCGCCGCCGCGATGGCACTGTCGTCGGTGAGCGTCATCCTCAACGCCGCCCGGCTCCGCGTCACCCCGCTGGGGTAG